The following proteins are encoded in a genomic region of Pan troglodytes isolate AG18354 chromosome 2, NHGRI_mPanTro3-v2.0_pri, whole genome shotgun sequence:
- the PTX3 gene encoding pentraxin-related protein PTX3, giving the protein MHLLAILFCALWSAVLAENSDDYDLMYVNLDNEIDNGLQPTEDPTPCDCGQEHSEWDKLFIMLENSQMREGMLLQATEDVLRGELQRLREELGRLAESLARPCAPGAPAEARLTSALDELLEATRDAGRRLARLEGAEAQRPEEAGRALAAVLEELRQTRADLHAVQGWAARSWLPAGCETAILFPMRSKKIFGSVHPVRPMRLESFSACIWVKATDVLNKTILFSYGTKRNPYEIQLYLSYQSIVFVVGGEENKLVAEAMVSLGRWTHLCGTWNSEEGLTSLWVNGELAATTVEMATGHIVPEGGILQIGQEKNGCCVGGGFDETLAFSGRLTGFNIWDSVLSNEEIRETRGAESCHIRGNIVGWGVTEIQPHGGAQYVS; this is encoded by the exons ATGCATCTCCTTGCGATTCTGTTTTGTGCTCTCTGGTCTGCAGTGTTGGCCGAGAACTCGGATGATTATGATCTCATGTATGTGAATTTGGACAACGAAATAGACAATGGACTCCAACCCACTGAGGACC CCACGCCGTGCGACTGCGGTCAGGAGCACTCGGAATGGGACAAGCTCTTCATCATGCTGGAGAACTCGCAGATGAGAGAGGGCATGCTGCTGCAAGCCACGGAAGACGTCCTGCGGGGCGAGCTGCAGAGGCTGCGGGAGGAGCTGGGCCGGCTCGCGGAAAGCCTGGCGAGGCCCTGCGCGCCGGGGGCTCCCGCAGAGGCCAGGCTGACCAGTGCTCTGGACGAGCTGCTGGAGGCGACCCGCGACGCGGGCCGCAGGCTGGCGCGCCTGGAGGGCGCGGAGGCGCAGCGCCCAGAGGAGGCGGGGCGCGCCCTGGCCGCGGTGCTAGAGGAGCTGCGGCAGACGCGAGCCGACCTGCACGCGGTGCAGGGCTGGGCTGCCCGGAGCTGGCTGCCGGCAG GTTGTGAAACAGCTATTTTATTCCCAATGCGTTCCAAGAAGATTTTTGGAAGCGTGCATCCAGTGAGACCAATGAGGCTTGAGTCTTTTAGTGCCTGCATTTGGGTCAAAGCCACAGATGTATTAAACAAAACCATCCTGTTTTCCTATGGCACAAAGAGGAATCCATATGAAATCCAGTTGTATCTCAGCTACCAATCCATAGTGTTTGTGGTGGGTGGAGAGGAGAACAAACTGGTTGCTGAAGCCATGGTTTCCCTGGGAAGGTGGACCCACCTGTGCGGCACCTGGAATTCAGAGGAAGGGCTCACATCCTTGTGGGTAAATGGTGAACTGGCGGCTACCACTGTTGAGATGGCCACAGGTCACATTGTTCCTGAGGGAGGAATCCTGCAGATTGGCCAAGAAAAGAATGGCTGCTGTGTGGGTGGTGGCTTTGATGAAACATTAGCCTTCTCTGGGAGACTCACAGGCTTCAATATCTGGGATAGTGTTCTTAGCAATGAAGAGATAAGAGAGACCAGAGGAGCAGAGTCTTGTCACATCCGGGGGAATATTGTTGGGTGGGGAGTCACAGAGATCCAGCCACATGGAGGAGCTCAGTATGTTTCATAA